The following coding sequences lie in one Fusarium poae strain DAOMC 252244 chromosome 1, whole genome shotgun sequence genomic window:
- a CDS encoding hypothetical protein (TransMembrane:7 (o6-33i45-66o100-118i130-153o181-200i212-229o249-269i)): MATAPSAATVIAVEFMLVTVALAIIIARVYLRLVVQKQSLVLADWVRIVAFLSGCVTAIFDIVFFVEGALDPTINFTLDNWNVPPEKLERVLKFTWANSIPFFSTFYLCKASLLVVYLQLFPTFMRKARIVLWGVVAYCMCAFIISMSLVIFLCFPTERNWSVTEPEKLCGDWPVATTFQIAWALHFTGSLALFALPFLLLHKLNLRPKVRVGVYAVFLLGFVDIAFSLTRFLTIQLTKVGEFSSITTIALWSSLDVYVGLIVACLPALRPYLHRKGSKFSYGESGRPTGTSTHPARRTVDRGFQEIDETPSVEGDRGPGPWAVGHSPELGATGWSDKKSNGSDVELVSLDVMAAKDRMHV; this comes from the exons ATGGCTACTGCGCCGTCTGCTGCTACTGTGATT GCAGTGGAGTTTATGCTTGTCACAGTGGCactcgccatcatcatcgctcGGGTCTACCTACGCCTGGTGGTACAGAAGCAAAGTCTTGTTCTTGCAGATTGGGTACGGATAGTAGCATTTCTATCTGGTTGTGTCACAGCCATCTTCGACATTGTATTCTTTGTCGAGGGGGCATTAGATCCCACCATCAATTTCACGCTGGACAATTGGAATGTGCCACCAGAGAAGCTAGAACGAGTCCTCAAG TTTACCTGGGCTAATTCGATTCCTTTCTTTTCAACCTTTTACCTCTGCAAAGCCTCGCTTCTTGTTGTCTACCTCCAGCTATTTCCTACCTTTATGCGAAAGGCACGAATTGTGCTCTGGGGAGTGGTTGCTTATTGCATGTGCGCATTCATCATATCCATGAGCCTTGTGATATTCCTTTGTTTTCCTACTGAAAGGAACTG GTCTGTCACGGAACCTGAGAAGCTCTGTGGCGATTGGCCGGTGGCTACAACATTCCAGATTGCTTGGGCGCTACATTTTACTGGATCTCTTGCTC TATTTGCCCTGCcattcctcctcctccacaaGCTCAACCTGCGCCCAAAGGTTAGAGTCGGTGTTTACGCTGTTTTCCTTCTTGGATTTGTCGACATAGCGTTTTCCTTGACTCGCTTTTTGACGATTCAACTGACCAAGGTTGGCGAATTTTCATCCATCACAACAATTG CGCTCTGGAGTAGCCTTGACGTATACGTAGGCTTGATAGTCGCCTGTCTCCCCGCCCTCCGCCCATACCTCCACAGAAAGGGCTCCAAGTTCAGCTACGGCGAGTCAGGCCGACCAACAGGTACCTCAACTCATCCTGCACGAAGGACAGTGGACCGAGGATTCCAAGAGATTGACGAGACGCCGTCTGTGGAGGGCGATCGAGGACCTGGCCCGTGGGCTGTGGGACACTCACCTGAGCTCGGTGCAACAGGGTGGAGCGATAAGAAAAGCAATGGCAGCGACGTCGAACTCGTGAGTCTTGACGTTATGGCGGCTAAGGATCGGATGCATGTATAA
- a CDS encoding hypothetical protein (TransMembrane:11 (o12-28i35-53o65-83i95-118o124-145i157-178o198-219i240-270o368-390i469-492o512-535i)) has product MEASLPYHEPSITTIAVLSGFLILLNLINHGLDKLAYCGLIGQVAIGIAWGTPGSKWLSRDVESAVVQLGYLGLILVVFEGGLSTSFKSLKANLGLSSAVATTGILLPIGFSFAVMSMLNATPLQAFAAGAALCSTSLGTTFTILGTSGLSSTRLGIVLTSAAMMDDVVGLIMVQVISNLGGDTFDAFTVVRPITVSLSLAIVIPILCRFIIVPVTLHLNSYRKANPSTMVSKLFGMEQTAFVIHTGYLLGVVIGATFAGTSGLLASYIAGASISWWDSEVQHLTLDTDNLTTIEPEESPTIDHQIGEGPSTQTPSPKIMKGGSGAEVFHHYFESALQRILKPFFFASIGFSIPITQLFTGSTVWRGVVYTILMIIAKLACGLWLISFASPFRAFIRPVRNIIPTLKKSSKTLAPGAQCTDSLAHEGSSDSIQQPQERDSVPLQPLTDTDISQVSPHTRNSTPKPEKALSLYPACIVGMGMVARGEIGYLISALAESKGIFGRSENGQPSEIFLVVTWAITLCTIIAPIAVGIVVSRVRQLEYGSKKAKGESKRNVLGAWGVS; this is encoded by the exons ATGGAAGCTTCACTTCCTTACCACGAGCCCTCAATAACAACCATTGCCGTACTTTCAGGGTTTCTGATTCTCTTGAATCTAATCAATCATGGTCTCGATAAACTTGCCTACTGTGGTCTAATTGGCCAAGTCGCAATAGGGATAGCTTGGGGTACGCCAGGGTCGAAATGGCTATCTCGCGATGTTGAAAGTGCTGTAGTACAGCTAGGATACCTTGGTTTGATTCTTGTAGTATTCGAAG GAGGCCTTTCAACTTCTTTCAAATCTCTAAAAGCTAACCTCGGTCTCTCATCTGCCGTTGCGACGACTGGAATCTTGCTTCCTATCGGCTTCTCTTTCGCAGTCATGTCTATGCTCAACGCAACTCCCCTTCAAGCCTTTGCAGCAGGCGCCGCACTTTGCTCTACAAGTCTTGGCACAACATTCACCATCCTCGGCACAAGCGGCCTTTCTTCAACTCGTCTCGGCATCGTCTTGACCAGTGCTGCCATGATGGATGATGTGGTTGGCCTTATCATGGTCCAGGTTATCTCTAACCTCGGTGGCGATACTTTCGACGCCTTCACTGTTGTTAGACCAATTACTgtctctctgtctcttgCGATTGTGATTCCTATCCTCTGCAGATTTATCATTGTGCCAGTCACCCTCCATCTCAACTCTTACCGCAAGGCAAACCCATCTACCATGGTTTCGAAACTTTTTGGTATGGAACAAACTGCTTTCGTTATTCATacaggctatcttcttggtgTGGTTATTGGAGCAACTTTTGCTGGTACTTCGGGTCTCTTGGCCTCCTACATCGCTGGTGCAAGCATTAGTTGGTGGGACTCTGAGGTACAGCACTTGACGTTGGATACAGATAATCTTACAACCATAGAACCTGAAGAGAGTCCAACAATCGATCATCAGATTGGAGAAGGGCCTTCTACTCAAACGCCTTCACCCAAGATAATGAAAGGCGGTTCAGGTGCAGAGGTCTTTCACCATTATTTCGAGTCTGCCCTGCAGCGAATTCTCaagccttttttcttt GCATCCATTGGATTTTCCATCCCTATCACCCAATTGTTCACAGGGTCCACGGTCTGGCGTGGTGTCGTCTACACGATTCTAATGATAATTGCAAAACTCGCTTGTGGACTATGGCTTATTTCCTTTGCCAGTCCTTTCCGGGCCTTCATTCGACCTGTTCGAAATATTATACCTACACTCAAAAAGTCTTCAAAGACTCTGGCACCTGGTGCTCAATGCACTGATAGCTTAGCACACGAAGGGTCCAGTGATTCCATACAGCAACCTCAAGAACGCGACAGCGTTCCTCTTCAGCCACTTACAGACACGGATATATCCCAGGTCTCTCCTCACACACGCAACTCAACACCGAAGCCTGAAAAGGCGCTTTCACTTTACCCAGCGTGTATCGTTGGAATGGGCATGGTAGCTCGAGGAGAGATTGGGTATTTAATTTCAGCGCTGGCTGAGAGCAAGGGTATCTTTGGACGTTCAGAGAATGGCCAACCATCTGAAATATTTCTCGTTGTAACATGGGCTATCACACTTTGCACGATAATTGCGCCAATTGCCGTTGGGATTGTTGTGAGTCGTGTTAGACAACTGGAGTATGGAAGCAAAAAGGCCAAGGGCGAAAGTAAAAGAAATGTTCTGGGGGCTTGGGGAGTCAGCTAG
- a CDS encoding hypothetical protein (TransMembrane:14 (i36-53o73-93i105-124o130-151i163-185o197-218i230-252o264-281i301-321o341-362i369-386o398-417i438-457o506-526i)), which produces MSRDIGSTNTIVDVGGSENGKTHQFNEQTNYVPKRAIITIFLACATVDLLALMDQTMLATSLYIIGNALGSTAQVSWIASGYFITSTVGQLMYGRLSDIWSRKVILLLGLAIFFIGSLASSLAQSVLQLTIFRAFTGVGGGGLMTVAQLIVSDVVPLRERGKYQGILGAVVAIANGIGPVVGGALSSSSEDSWRWIFRMQLPLTLLTTVCVLFFMPLKGVQGDWRLKLKAVDFLGIFLALAGMTVVILGLTWGGKEYAWNSTQVISTLTVGTAVCIMFMLWQWKGPKYPLIPLHIFRSKIVNGACLTMAINGWNFVMQVYYIPSFYQLVYGYSATKAGAMLLPITLLQTASSTFSGFIVHWIGRYRECILFGWLCWAVGLGLMSTLDEKTGVDKQIGYSVLIGIGVGNTLQPALIATQAGVDRRDMAVVTSFRNFVRNLGATLGLAVCGTVLNNVLAGSMSSLNLGNHESKTLLGNPQSFLDTVPFNEAERIRSVLIPAYRQGFRIIFLMGAGAASLGFILAFILMPQVNLGRKDDSRLKEEGRRAYYEEKKAQDMS; this is translated from the exons ATGAGTCGTGATATAGGCTCAACAAACACTATCGTTGACGTGGGAGGATCTGAAAATGGCAAGACCCATCAGTTCAACGAGCAGACGAATTATGTTCCTAAGAGAGCCATCATCACA ATATTCCTGGCATGTGCAACCGTCGACTTGTTAGCACTGATGGACCAGACCATGTTAGCTACGAGTTTATACATTATCGGCAATGCCTTAGGCTCAACAGCTCAGGTATCATGGATAGCCAGCGGATATTTCAT CACTTCAACAGTTGGACAGCTCATGTATGGAAGGCTATCAGATATTTGGTCTCGCAAGGTAATCCTCCTTTTGGGCCTTGCTATCTTCTTTATCGGATCATTGGCCTCTTCTTTAGCACAATCAGTGCTGCAGCTCACCATCTTTCGCGCTTTTACTGGTGTTGGAGGGGGTGGTCTCATGACTGTCGCACAGTTGATAGTTAGCGACGTAGTCCCTTTGAGAGAGAGGGGAAAGTATCAAGGCATTCTC GGCGCTGTGGTTGCGATCGCCAATGGTATAGGGCCTGTCGTGGGAGGTGCACTTTCGTCAAGTTCAGAGGATTCATGGCGATGGATCTTTAGGATGCAACTACCTTTGACCCTTCTGACGACCGTATGTGTGCTTTTTTTTATGCCTTTGAAAGGCGTGCAAGGAGACTGGAGACT AAAACTCAAGGCTGTGGATTTTTTGGGCATCTTCCTCGCCCTCGCTGGCATGACAGTTGTTATTCTGGGATTGACGTGGGGAGGAAAGGAATATGCTTGGAACTCGACGCAAGTGATATCAACTTTGACGGTAGGTACAGCAGTGTGCATCATGTTTATGCTGTGGCAGTGGAAGGGCCCCAAGTACCCATTGATACCAC TGCACATATTTAGGTCAAAGATCGTCAACGGCGCATGTCTTACCATGGCCATCAACGGCTGGAACTTTGTCATGCAAGTCTACTACATACCATCATTCTACCAACTCGTCTACGGCTACTCGGCTACCAAAGCCGGAGCAATGCTTTTGCCAATCACACTGCTCCAAACCGCCAGCAGTACCTTCTCAGGTTTCATAGTCCACTGGATCGGTCGGTACCGTGAGTGTATACTTTTCGGCTGGTTGTGTTGGGCTGTTGGTCTTGGCCTTATGTCAACTCTTGATGAGAAAACAGGTGTGGATAAGCAGATCGGTTATTCTGTACTCATTGGTATTGGAGTGGGCAATACACTGCAGCC TGCGCTCATTGCTACGCAAGCTGGTGTTGATAGGCGTGACATGGCAGTTGTCACTTCGTTTCGCAA TTTCGTCAGAAATCTGGGTGCAACACTAGGACTTGCAGTTTGTGGTACAGTCTT GAACAATGTCCTTGCCGGTTCAATGTCCTCCCTGAACCTGGGCAACCACGAATCAAAGACCTTACTGGGAAACCCTCAATCCTTTCTTGATACAGTTCCATTCAATGAAGCAGAGAGAATTCGATCAGTTCTCATTCCAGCCTATAGACAAGGATTCCGCATAATCTTCCTCATGGGCGCGGGTGCAGCCAGTCTAGGATTTATCCTAGCATTTATTCTCATGCCACAAGTCAATCTTGGAAGAAAAGATGACTCGAgactgaaagaagaaggtcgTAGAGCTTATTATGAGGAGAAAAAAGCCCAAGACATGAGTTAG